A section of the Gloeobacter violaceus PCC 7421 genome encodes:
- a CDS encoding nuclease A inhibitor family protein, giving the protein MEPDFSQPTFPPQGAAAELERAAHGLLFPSETDAPFEAFEWPVFELNPEQLLENTGHPPDMAVSALDLDAFFAPACREADWQEPRQRATAQRFQALLGTLKNALDEIKVYRVGGVEADVYIVGLNQEGTLSGLKTRIVET; this is encoded by the coding sequence ATGGAACCAGACTTTTCCCAGCCCACCTTCCCGCCGCAGGGTGCCGCCGCCGAGTTGGAGCGCGCCGCCCACGGATTACTGTTTCCAAGCGAGACCGATGCGCCCTTCGAAGCGTTCGAGTGGCCCGTCTTCGAGTTGAACCCAGAGCAATTGCTGGAAAACACGGGTCACCCTCCGGATATGGCCGTCAGCGCACTGGATCTCGATGCGTTCTTTGCACCAGCTTGCCGCGAGGCGGACTGGCAGGAGCCTCGGCAGCGGGCCACCGCCCAACGGTTCCAGGCACTGCTTGGCACCCTCAAAAACGCTTTGGACGAGATCAAAGTCTATCGGGTGGGCGGTGTCGAAGCTGATGTTTACATCGTCGGCCTCAACCAGGAGGGCACCCTGAGCGGCCTCAAAACCCGGATCGTCGAAACTTAG